The Pseudomonas moraviensis genome contains the following window.
AACCCATGTAGGAGTGAGCCTGCTCGCGATGGCGATATATCAGTGAAACATTCGCCGACTGACACACCGCTTTCGCGAGCAGGCTCGCTCCCTGGGTTGGGAACTCGACAGGCAAATTTCAGACGTGTCTGACAGCCCTTCGTGGTTCCTCCGTAAGGGTCTTCTTGATTATCTGCTCGGGATTGAGCGCACCATTCCTCCCCCCTAGGATTGCCTCCGCAGTCCTACCCGAACGCTCGCACGAGCGGTCCGAATTCCCGTCTTGCGGCCCGGTAACGCTCTGACGACTGGCAGCCTGGCAGGCTCTGATCGAATCATCCCGGCACTCGACAAGGAGTCATGCCATGCCCCGCCAATGTGACCTGCGTTTCACCTTCACCCCCCTGAAAGGCGATCCCTTTGACGTGGTCTCGTTCACCCTCGAAGAAGGGCTGTCCCAGCCATTCCAGCTCACCCTGGAACTGGCCAGCCACAACGCCGCCATCGACTTCAATCGCGTGCTCGACCTGGCGGGGCTGTTCACCATCTGGCGCGGCGAAACCGCGGTGCGCTACGTCCATGGTCTGGTCAGCCTGTTCACCCAGGGCGACACCGGTTTTCGTCGCACCCGCTACAGCGCTGTGGTGGAGCCGACCTTGTCGCGTTTCGATCTACGCTCCAACTGGCGCATCTTCCAGGGCCAGACCGTGCCCGACATCATCACCAGCGTACTGGCCGAGCAGAAGCTGACGGACATCCGCCGCGAAATCTGCTTCGACCACCAACCCCGCGAATACTGCGTACAGGCCGGCGAAACCGACCTCGATTTCACCGCCCGCCTCGCTGCCGAAGAAGGCCTGCTCTACACCTTCGAACACCGCGCCGACGGCCACACTTTGGTCCTCACCGACCGCGTCGGTGGCCTCGGCACGATCGGTACCCATAAAGACTGCCCGGTGCTCTATCAGCCAATGGCCGGCGGCGATTGCATGGAGCCAGCGCTGACCCGCTTCCACTACACCGAACAAGTGCGCACCGCACGCCAGGTACAGCGCGACTATACCTTCACCCACCCGCGCTACAACCAACAGCACACCGCGACCGGTGACCAGGACCTGAACAACCAGCACAAGGACTACGAACGCTACGACTACCCCGGGCGCTACAAGCGCGACATCGCCGGCAAGCCCTTTACCAAGACACGCCTGACCGCCCTGCGCAACGACGCCAAACTCGCGCATCTCAAAGGCGACGATGCACGCCTGCAACCGGGATTGGCGTTCGACCTCAACGAACACCCGCGCGAGAGTTTCAACGATCGCTGGCGCACCATCGCCGTTCAGCATCAAGGCAAACAACACAGCAGCCTGGAGGAGGAAGCGTTCGGCAGCGACCATGGAACGTCTTATGAAATGAGCGCCAGCGCCATCCACTGGATGGCCGACTGGAAAGCCCCGCTGCGCACCAAACCCTGCATCGACGGCCCGCAGATCGCCACCGTAGTCGGCCCGCCGGGGGAAGAGATCTATTGCGATGAATGGGGCCGGGTCAAGGTGCAGTTCCCGTGGGACCGTTCGGATAAAAACAACGACCAGAGCTCATGCTGGATTCGTGTGGCGCAAGGCTGGGCCGGGGCGACCTGGGGCGCCATGGCGATACCGCGAGTCGGA
Protein-coding sequences here:
- a CDS encoding type VI secretion system Vgr family protein → MPRQCDLRFTFTPLKGDPFDVVSFTLEEGLSQPFQLTLELASHNAAIDFNRVLDLAGLFTIWRGETAVRYVHGLVSLFTQGDTGFRRTRYSAVVEPTLSRFDLRSNWRIFQGQTVPDIITSVLAEQKLTDIRREICFDHQPREYCVQAGETDLDFTARLAAEEGLLYTFEHRADGHTLVLTDRVGGLGTIGTHKDCPVLYQPMAGGDCMEPALTRFHYTEQVRTARQVQRDYTFTHPRYNQQHTATGDQDLNNQHKDYERYDYPGRYKRDIAGKPFTKTRLTALRNDAKLAHLKGDDARLQPGLAFDLNEHPRESFNDRWRTIAVQHQGKQHSSLEEEAFGSDHGTSYEMSASAIHWMADWKAPLRTKPCIDGPQIATVVGPPGEEIYCDEWGRVKVQFPWDRSDKNNDQSSCWIRVAQGWAGATWGAMAIPRVGQELIISYLDGDPDQPIATGRAYRQTNLPPYELPKHKTRMTIKSRTHKGLGFNELRFEDELGQQEVFIHAERDKNVHVKNDNGIFVGNDRNKRVEHDEKVEVGHDRMKQVSNNETVSIGQDHRHAVARDRFHHVGRDHETVIDNNRIECVGNERHDKTGTDHHIQTGGNVDHKVQSNYRLAVGKIIEQETTCYEVKAGQRIVFKAPAGTLTLDDSGITLDGLLITIKGPVELHGGPGGHGGWRGEGSPSNGDLQEFFILRDANTGAPVADRPYEISRGSGHTLRERTDAEGKTKIVDSSDAEPLEIQVLADENKLVKLRAGYWDDFGVMDIDFALNPTSEDNKS